Part of the Fibrobacter sp. genome, ATTCCAATACCGAAATCCGTACCCGCCGTAGCAGACTCTATCTGACTGGATTTTAAGCCCAGCGTGGAGCTGCGGGTTTCTTCTTCAAAGATTTCTACAAAGTCAGCACCGGCGCTCTTGCCGGCTTCAAAAATCTTAATCGCAGTAGACGGATTCATATACAAACCTCGCGGAGGACCGACAGCAGGAGCGCAGTCCCGTCCAAATTACTTATTGCGAACAGCAACGCCACCCTTGCGCATGGCATCCTTAATCTCAGGAATGGTATAGTCGCCAAAGTGAACCATGGAAGCCACCAGGGCTGCGTCAGCAGAAGTCTTGTTGAACAAGTCTACAATGTGGTCCGGAGTTCCTGCGCCACCGCTTGCAATCACGGGAATCTTCACGGCGCGGGCCACCTGGTCGGTAATGTTCAGCTCGTAGCCGTTCTTGACACCGTCGGTATCAATGGCATTCAGGCAAATCTCGCCCACACCCAGCTCTTCGGCCTTCTTGGCCCATTCCACGGCATCAAGGCCCATAGCCTGACGACCACCGCGAATATACACTTCGTAACCGCTGGGGAACTTTTCAGAAACGCCCACGAACTTGGCATCCATACCCA contains:
- the hisF gene encoding imidazole glycerol phosphate synthase subunit HisF — encoded protein: MLTKRLIVCLDVRDRKVTKGVKFKGNIDIGDPVEMGARYSDDGVDELVFYDITASAENRPCDMEMIRQIAKRVFIPFAVGGGIRNLDDMHQALLAGAEKVSVNSLAVLHPEIIAEGAKAFGRQCIVLGMDAKFVGVSEKFPSGYEVYIRGGRQAMGLDAVEWAKKAEELGVGEICLNAIDTDGVKNGYELNITDQVARAVKIPVIASGGAGTPDHIVDLFNKTSADAALVASMVHFGDYTIPEIKDAMRKGGVAVRNK